Below is a window of Prionailurus viverrinus isolate Anna chromosome A1, UM_Priviv_1.0, whole genome shotgun sequence DNA.
ATATGGCATATTTCACAGTTTAAAATGAGTTATGACAGATCACTTATGCATTACTAAGATGGGAGAATATTTACAATGGATTCATTCTTTTCTGTATAAATTGGTTATATCAGGGAGAAAgcattccttctatttttttttcttgaaagagtaCTTTGGCCATTACGGACAATTTGCCAACCTTCTATTCAATACCCAATGTACTATATTACAATGAAATCATTTGAAATCAAAGAGAAGGCTTCCTATATGGCTTCGTTGCAATCTATCAACAATCATGTGCTTCACGGCTGATGTACATTTAATAAACTACTATCTTGTttagagactaaaaaaaattaaccccttTAGCAACCACAGCTCCAAAATAATTATAGCGACACCTTCAAACGTCACTTAAAACTTGGGATTTGAAGGTGACTTTTTAGATCAAAAGGTAACGTGAAAATCTTGAAGCAGTCAATTTGGAAACCCCAGGAGCAGAATTTGGCATAACAGGACAGGTTTTCTTCTTCAGCAAACATTATCTTGGGACATTTTGgaattatttcctcttttcatcttttgtcATTTGAAGGAAACTGGGAAGTTAAATAATTATCAGAACTCAGAAATTTCAAAGCTGTTCTAAAAATTCTTGACTGAGCCCCAGAGGAATAAAAAAAGgggtcaagttttttttttccctctttataaCTAAGCTAAAGTTAGACCAAAACAAGAGACACACTGGCACGTTAATACTGGTTGACTGGGCACTTGTATGCAGTACTTATAGACCAGTAAAAGTGCTCGTTTACCTGTCTGGTGTGTAAGGGGCCCTTTGTCTTGAAGCCTCCTTGGGAACTGCACTCTGAGGCACTGAAGTGATCTGAACTAGTGGAAGAGCGTTTGGAGAGGGTGTCACAACCCCCGACAAAGGTGTTGTCCAAAGGGAGTTCCTGAATCACATGATGCTTTTTCACGGAAACCGGAGTGTCTGGTTTAAGATGAAAAGCAGGCTGTGGAGAAGCAGATTTGTAGTGCTTGGCCAGGTCAGGGCTGTTAGGCTTGAAGGTTGTTGGAGGGGCTGGGCCCCAGTCAAATCTTCCTATACTTTGCTCCTCCAGCTCAGCGGGCAGGCTTATTGTCCCATTGATAGGTTCGTGAACTGTATCGTCAGGTTTGGACTCTTCAATTGTAACAAAGTTCAAAAGAGAGCTCTTGGgagactttcttttcttccttttctttttcttgttttgtttgttctcctGGTTTGGGGACATCCACTCAGCACCTTGCTTGCTCCTCTGAGCTGCTTTGAACCTCGATGCATGGCGACATCGCACCAGGACGGTGACGAAGATCACCACTATGACCACCATGGCCCCTGCGACGATGGCAATCATGATGGTGAGATAGTCCTCATTTTGATAGGGTTGGCTACTGTCCCCTATGTTCCTATCCAGTGGGGTCTCCATAGTCCTGCGAATCAAGTCATAGATATAGGAGGCATTCCCAGCGGTGTCATTAACGTAAAGAAAAACAAGCACGAGTGTGTGCAAAGACTTAGGGTATCCCAGGTCACTTATATTGACCACCAAACGGTGCAAGCCCACATCAGTAGGCGCTGGCTTCTCTTCCAGAGTGATGTTACCTGTTACTGGATCGATCCGAAACAAGCCTTTGTTGTTCCCACTCACAATTGTATACTTCAGTTCGGCGTTCATCCCAGTGTCGATATCCACTGCAAAAACTTCTGCTACCACAGAGCCAGGAATGGCTGAGAGGGGTACCAACTTAAAAGAAGTGTTGGAAGGTGGAGAAATGACAACTGGGCTATTGTCATTGACATCCATGACATTGATAGTTACTTTTGCAGTGGAGGAACGAGGTGGTTGTCCTCCATCAGTGGCTTTGACATCAAAAGTGTAGGAACTCTGCTGCTCTCTATCAAATGAGACATTTGACTTTATGACTCCAGAATAGGGATCCAGCACAAAATTATCATTGTCATTTAGAATGGAGAGAGTCACAGCTTTATTCTCTCCAGCATCTGCATCTGTCACTGTGATTACCCCCACAGTACTATACTTTGGCAGATTCTCagacacaaaaaattgaaaatgattaTGAGTAAACTTGGGGCTATTGTCATTCTCATCCAGAACAGTAACTATCACGGCCGCTTGGCTTTGGAGGGGAGGGGTTCCATTGTCCCTGGCAGTTACTGTAAAAATGAACCGCTCCTGTTCTTCTCTGTCAAAGACTCTGGAGGCTGTCAAAACTCCTGTCTTTCGGTCCAAATCAAAGAAGGAGGCATTCGGTCCAAGCTGATAAACAATGTCCGCATTTTTCCCACTGTCTTCATCTGTGGCACTAATAGTTGTTAAGTATAACCCACGTCGGTTGTTTTCAGAAACTGACAGCTCAATTACAGGCTGGTTGAAAATTGGTGGGTTGTCATTTTCGTCCTCAAGCTTAACCCTTACCAGGGCAGTCTGATTTAAACTGGGTTTCCCAGAATCAGAGGCAACAATTTTAAAGCTGAATTCTTTGGTGCCCTCATAGTCCAACAAAGAGGAGGTCTCTAACAAATATTGGTTATCGTATACTGCCTTCAAATGAAATGGGACCTCTCTTTCAATAAAACAGATCACTTTGCCATTCACATCTGTGTCCTTATCTGAAACTGTAATTAGGGCAATCTTTGTATTGACAGGATCTTTCTCAGATAAATACACTGTGCCATTGATGGGACTTATAATGTACCTGAGGTCTATGTTAGGAGGGTTATCATTTACATCAGTGACATTGATGGTAACCGTTGCTCGAGCAGGAGTGGAGCTGCCATCACTAGCCAGCACTGTCACTTTGTGAATGGCTGTCTCCTCTCGATCTAGGGACCTCTGAACTGTAATCAGCCCAGTAGTATTATTTAAAGCAAAGAGCCTTTTGGTTGCAGGGGCGACCTGGGCACCAAAAATGTACCGGATTTCAGCATTGCTGCCTATATCTGCATCAGTGGCATGGAGCTGAATTACAGAGGTGCCCACAGGAGCATTCTCTGGAATATGCACCTCCACTTGACCCTCTTTAAACACTGGCCTGTTGTCATTTACATCACTTACTGTGACCTGCAGTATGGCCGTGCTGGATTTCTGTGGAGTGCCTCCATCCTCTACTTTGATTTTCATCACATAGGTATCTTTCTGTTCTCTGTCCAAGTTTTGCTGAACAATCAATTGCGGCCACTTCTCTCCCTCCGGAGTTTCCACGATATCCAGTCCAAAAACACTCTGCCCATTTAACAATTCATAATGCTGTACACCATTGAAGCCTGTGTCAGGATCTGTTGCTGATGGAATTGGAAAGCGGCTGTTGATCAAAGTGTTTTCTGGAATGGAAATATTGATGACAGGGGATGGAAACATGGGGGCATTATCATTGGTATCcttgacaattatttttattttgatcagcCTGAAAAAATCATTGGGGAGGATCACTACCTCAAGTTCAAAGAAACACTCGTTCTCCTCAGCATAAGAGGCTCCAGCACAGAGTTTTTCTCTGTCTATTCTATTGGAGGTTGTGAAAATTTCCCCAGTGCTACTGGATACTTTCACCAAAGGGGCATCCCCAGCTTTAGAAACCAGTCTGTAGACAAGGCTGGCACTGGTCCCTGTGGCAGCATTGATGTGAGAAATGTTCAGATCCTTTGGTATGTTTCCTATGGGCACATTTTCAGGCAATTCCTCTCTAATAGTGTAAATAAGTTCTTGAGCTATTGCGGAATCCAGCCTTAAACAGGCAATCAGAGCAGCCAACAGGTAAAAATCCCTCAGGTCCatgataatgtatttattttcttttcctggattTTAGGGTTTAAAGGTTTCCACTGAGGAATGATGCACGAATTGCAAGAGGAAGCGTGCATGGACTGGAGGATGCATTACATCTCATCGCTTATTTGGAGACAGCCACTGTCAACACAATCGTATAGACAATATTATTCTTCAGTAAACAAAAACACACAGTCATGAAATATCACAACACATTTTCCACTGCACATTAGTAAACATGGCAGTTTGCTCTGCCACTGTTTGCAAGTTAACTCTGTGGATGAAAACACTAAATATCCACTGCTTGTTGCATTTGccaggagaaaatgaaattaatctaCTTTTGAATTAAGGACAGCTGCTATTTTTACCTGAATTCACCCACACTGTTTTTCAGGACACTGTTTAATTCAAAACATGCATTCTtgttctcctcttcccctccccctgtcttACCCGCCTCCTGGCTTCTAACCCACCTCCCTTAGTTTTTTTAGGTGCAAGTGAAAAACACCAAGTATTTATCTATGGTTCCTGCTAATTGCTTTGTCACATGTCAAATGTGATGTTTTCTTCTCTGCTACACTGAGTCACCTCTTTCCTCTAAAAAGActatctcttctttcctcccagtTCCTCAACTGCCTTCTAATACAATCTTACTGGGAAGCAAGCACCCGGACATGCTGCTGCAGCATCAGAAGCAATAGTCACCGGCCACTACATAGCCTCATTGCTTAAAAGCACGATACCAACACTTCAAATTTCCTACCCAGACCTTGCTCTCATTTCTCCATATTGCCAAATTATCCCCATTTGGATTAAGAAACAcactaaaacttttaaaaatgtataatacaaGATTCCTCATCCTAGATGTGGAAGAGAGTGTGGAGATGGAAGTAAAACGCAGCTAACATTTCCATGTAACAGCACAATATTTTCTACTGaacataaaagaggaaaaaatgcagTTTCTTAACCCTGATCCCTGGTTATAATATGAGTAACATCTGCCACACATAAATACTGCAACCCAGTAACGCAGGTAAAAAGGCTTCTGTTTAGATGCTCCCCTAACTGCAATTTAAATGGGTGCAAGGCTCCAGGCAGCTACCTACTTGAGTAGAACTGGTCAGTTCCCAGGCTCTAATCTTATCTGCATTAGGCTGTACGGTAGCTGATGCCCGCGATTAGTTCCAGCAGAGTGATGCAGGTAGGGATGCAGATACAGCCTAGTAGGTGAGCTCTGCCCCAACCGTCTACCCAATTACAAACATCCCTCATCCACACTGAGGACATATCTAAACACAAAATTTACAATTGTGCATGCGAAACTTTACACTTACGTTAGTTGCCTCAACCTTTCCCCTTTCCCGGTATGCTGCAGTTAGGAATGATTTGTTCCAACACATAGAAAGCCATGCATCTGGTAGCACCAGTTTGGGGAGAAATCAGAAGCAGCAAAACGTTTCCTCCTTGTGAATTGTGTTGCTTCGGGCTGGCAAATTAGCAACTCCAGAGAACAAATTCACAGATTTGTCGTTAGTCATTCTCTTCACATTTTCGTCTCTATCACCACGGGGTCTGGGCTCTTCTggtatttaacacacacacaacatccaGTTGCACTTCTTCAGCTCAGGGGTATTTTCCACAGCATCAGGCATACCATTTCCCTCCGATGTCAATACTGCTTAAGTCTAACTTCTGGTAGGAAACGTCAGAGTTGGGGTGATGGTGATTCTCTGGCTGCTCTCCGGGATGACAGTTGCCCGAAAAATTCCTAATCGGTTATCTCTTTCGTGCTTCAGAGACTCTAAGGCGCTCCTTCCTGTcttgcatgctctccctctctcccttctcctctgcccctctctccttctccctctcctctctcctctctgaacTGAATTTCTTGATATAACTCTCAATAAGCCCAGAGGGAGGGCGTGACTGCCAgagccccgcctccggccccTGATTGGCCCGCATCTTGCGGTGCGGGCGGCTGCAGCCAGGCACGAGGGAGGGGGCGAGGAACAAGGCGCTGACTgtctcccagcctcccctcctcaGCGCCCCCTCGGCAGCCGCGAAAACCCGGAGAACTGATCCTGGCCCCGGGAGAGCCGGGCTCCAGGAGGCGCACTGAGCATGCCCAGCAGGGTTCGGCCCGGAGGGAAGTGCCGCTGCTCCCCAGGCCGGCGCGGAGGCAGCTCTCGCAGCGTGAGCCGCCCTTTGGTTTGCTCTGTGCGGCGAGGGGCAGAGAACCGCGGAGCACCGGTGGTGGGACGAGCCGGGGCGGCGCGGGAGGCAGGCGGGCAGTGCAGGCAAGGATCCGGGGAGCCTCCCACACCGCGATGGGCggatggtgggggggagggggtgcagagagggctCATCTCCGAGAGCACATTTCGCACTTGTCTTTACTAAATGGAGGGGCCAGAATGCGAAGGGAGGGAAGAGTCAAACCAGGGTATGAGACACGATATGCGCTGTCACCCCTCAGGAGGAAGCACGGGCCAACGGATCTCCGGAGAGCGTTAAACAGACAACATGCCCGGTGCTGCAACTAGAGGCTTTTGCTGGCAGGAACATTggcaagaagggcagagagggcggATAGCGAAAGGTCGGGACGGGATATTTGAATCTCAACCAGGACcggaaagaaaattaatttgcgCACTTTCTAGAAGCAGGGTGATGGAAGATGcctggggaaagggaaagtgGCAGCTTCTGGGACGCCCTTGATCAGCCCCAGGCCTGTCTGGCGTGCGGTGCAAAGTCTCGTCTCGGAGAACAGCGTGGGCCACGGCGACCTATCTTAGCTGTCCTTGCACTTCGACTCCCGCGGTGTCCAGAAACCTAGGAACCCGAGCTCGTCAGGTCGCGCGGCTGCAGCAAAACCTGCATCCAGCTCACCTAACTGCAAACTTTGCTTGTGAGAGGCTGGAAGGAGTCCCGTCCAGCTGTTCCCCAAGCTGTAgagcatttcctttccttttgcacTTCTGATTGCAACTTTACATGTAGTACTTGTCTCTCCCTGTGCATTTCTGACTCCAGTTCTGTACCAAATCCTCACAGGTTTCTCCTTTTCATACAAGAGCTAAACGGAATGACTCCGGAAAGGATCAGCCTTATTCCCTAAATATTAGCCCCCGAAGCACTGTTTTCgattgatcttttaaaattagcaAACCACGAAGATTTCTGTGGGACTCTACCCACAACGCCAGATACCTAAGTTTGAGGCATTAATAACAGTTCACTTggaacaacacacacaaaaaatgtttttgaatgaccTGTAAAagttgtctgagaaagtcttaaTGCGTGATTGAGTAACTTGTTCTAACTTAGAGGATAAAGAGTATTTGTCTTAAACCTCCGTGTTCCTCATTCTGTACTGGGCTGCAGAAGCACTAAAGACTCTGCAGTTAAGCACTATGATGGCATGTTCCTTTTGTTTCAGTACaatgttttggttgttgttgttttttttccaataagaacaacttaattttagatatttaaaagtaaaaaaggaaatcattaagcCTACCATTCTTAGATATTGTATAAATAATTCCATTATTTAACCAACTCATTTGGCATTACAATTTCCCCTCATCTGTGAAAATATAAGCTCCTTTTTATTCAAACTTTTCCTCTGGCGAATATTCACAATAAAAGTGCAGTACCTAAAAGCCCACTGTAAAATACATTGATCCCTTAtacataaaataggaaaacagtTTATTGCAAGCAATAGGTggatattgtttttaaatagccTAATGACTCTTACAATAGTATTTTGTAGGATTAGAATATATGGAATGAAAAGGTCTGCTTAGGTAtacaaaagtcaaaaaaaaattacctgataCAATGTGAATTAcaggaattcttttattttactacTGATGATTATTTTGCCATTCACAAAATCTACAGTTAAAGCTAGTGCATTGTTCCAACTGTCACCTATTTTATGCTCTGAActagtttaaaataaatgaaccatcATCCTGATACATTTACAATAAACACAGCAGCACAGGCACTTTCCAGTTCATTTCATAAGCATCATGCTATCTCACCTTCTTATTCTAATCTTACTGTAGTCATTTCAAAGTTCTGTTGTAATCGCAACACATAGCTTAGCAATAATTATTTAACCTTATTACCAAGCGTAATTGTTTCTGTTTGCTAAAGAATAGCTTGACTTGTAGTCAGAACCCATTATTATCTTATACTCAATAGACGAAATCTTAGAACACAGATGAAggttaggaagagaaaaaaaaattatcacatgaTTAAATTTACAACCATGAGACTTCAATTAATGGAAACCACAGGTCAAAGCCcccaaaaagaaatacatttagatTCTTTGCAAAGGAAATTGAACACAGAAATAAAGCTGACTTCAGTGTattctattttgtgtttatttagcaTATCTAAATCACTGAGATTCTTTAACCATACCAGTTTTAGCTCTTAAAGCCAGAACAGTTGAAGCTTATTGTTACCCTATTATATTCCAACTTATAAACTATAGACTGAGAACTACGATTAGAGATCTCATGAATATTCCTGGGAAAAAATAACTTGAGGCTTCTGACCAAAACACTATGTAAAACATGTGCATAATGAGAGCTGCTCACAATTCACCTCTACTTTTTGAAAGTTGTGTCAACAGAATTATGAACTTGGGAAATAGTAATTTTAGTTTTCGTAGGGGAAtatattgtggttttttttttactgcattttaattgtttttccttagtgaattgaataaaatattagatTTCCAATTATGACTTCCAATACAGATCTTCCAAGATGTATTCTAGACTTCCAGTTAGATCTCTTTTAACCATTATTCATCTTTGTTAGTGCATGTGTTATAGAGCCGGGAATCACGATATTCTCACCTGTGTTGTACCTGATTAGTACTTTAGGAATTATGTCATCTGGGCTATATTAAAATTGCCTTAGTGTTCTCTCTGCATTATGTAAGTCATGGGACACTTACAAAGCTAAGTCACCTTCAGCCAGCTAACTGAAAACTAAAATGCTATTACAGACTTATGTTGAAAAAGATGTCAGGTTGAAATTAttatattctgaaattttaatgttgttctgtttatatatattaaacaataGTTTCCATGTAATGGCACTTAATAACTTAAATTATGAAGTTTAATTGGATTTTCATCTGATTTTCTAGTTATCactcagcattttaaaattacatttcatatCAATTGTAAAGGCTTCTTTAAGAAACAATTTATACAAGAAACAGACTGTGGTACTTGGAATGATCAAATGAACTCAAGGATTTCAGAACTAAAACTTTCGACTCTAATATACTAGTTCTATATTGTaatcaaagttaaaaattaaaaaatatttccatgccCTATATTTCTAAAGTTCCTTTAATCTAGATGTCTTATTGTGTCTGACACAcattaatcaatcaatcacaGGGGCTCTTACCTCACAGCAGGTATTATTGTCCCAATTTCACAAAAGATGCTAGACTATTGTACCCTACTTCTGGGGGAGAATTGTGTGAAGAATACTAAGGGTTATTTGTATTATCACTGTTTAGAAAATGACAATGCAGAATTCTaacaccacaaaaagaaaattaacaccTTTTAAGCCTGTGCAAACTGGTTAAGTGTAGTAAGCTTCTTGAATAATTCTTTTGCTTCACTATTAGCTttttctttgaatacttttttttttctttaacgaaAACCTAGTTCAAGGtaatcaaatcacaaaggaaagcaGGTGACAAGAAGCTTCATTCTGTTTGAATGACTGAACTAAATTTATCCCAATTTGCTATATTTTTATGACTGATAACGATTATAGATGCCAGGTTTGTAGCTCTAacagttattacaatattaacTGACATTTTCCAGTGCCTCTATGTTATCATGActactatataaagaaaatattgaattttCAAGTTTCGTTATTGGTTTTTTAAGACATAAGGTCATATGAAGACATAGCTTTCATAACAAAGCCTTTCCCCTTTCATAGGTGGGGCTCAGGTAATCACtcaggaaaacatgaaaaagtggTTTTAAGCTAGtagatgttttttaatttgatcaCTTTAAGTCATGGAATTTCAAGTaaaatataacatacaaaactTTATTTCCTGTGTATATTTCTATTTCCCAGTTTTTATGGGCAAAAACTGTTAGATTAGAATATCAGGTATGATCTATTCacaattcatatttatataaatgtccaAAGATGCAAAAATAGCATGCACATTTGGAAGCACCTGTATTTACACTGAAAAATAGAGATAGGAAAATGTTCGAGACAAAAACCTGGTTCAAACACAACAGTATTTGCCCAAGGATAATTGGGAAAATGATTTTCTTAGATATTAGGACTTTCTCAACTTAAAATATAGAAcaagttttttattctttcagtacTTTATCAGTAAGAGTATGTTGTTGAAAACAAAACTTCCTGTTTCTTGAAACATCATTCTGGTAACTCATTCTATATCCTCCCcgcccccgacacacacacaacttcttgCTTATAaatctttcctgtgtgtgtgtgtgtgtgtgtgtgtgtgttttaagacaAACTCACATGATATTCTTCTAGGAGCCCAATTTGTTACATAATGTGCACATAAATAGACTTAATATAGGGCAGGATGGAtaagcctcatttttctcttatAATCTCCTCTCAGGAACCAAATTTAACCCACAGTCCCCTCTAATTCAATTAGGATGAGTCAGGGAGACGATGCATATTCCATTGACTCCTGTAGCTCTGGCTTAACTCCATATCACTGATAAGACCCAAGTGATGGATATAAGGATTGCTCAGCCTTTAAAAGATACTGGTATCCTTTGACTGGGACTTAAGTCAATACCACTCTGCTGACAAAagttgtgtgtatacatacaattctttaattttttcttaaatgaaaaactGATTCTGTAGTGTATACTAATACACTCCTTAAAAGGTTCTAAAATGCACATCATCTTTTCAATCCTATGCCTATGAATTTACTGTGCTCCAGCTATAAGATTGGTGAATTTTCAGAAAGGATTAAAAGAGCATCAAAGAAATTTCTTGACTTTATAGAATGGGGTTGATCTGCTTTAAAGCAAACCAGGACAcataagtgatttatttttaaaaatagtatgttACGAGACACATTACATGGAGCTTATAAGAAAGCCTAAGTATGAAAATTTTCCTGGGAAAAATATCACttgtaaaatataagaaaaagcaGTAAATGCCTCTTACAATAATTTCAAAAAGATCATAAACATTTATGTCACAAAAATATTCATGCAATGTATTGATTTTGGAGAGTAAATAGCACCATGTTTGAGAGCAACATCAGTGTATCTATGACCTAATTgcaaatttatttgttaatttctgGGAATAACAACTATACCAATAGACGTGTCTTTAACAGCTATAATGGAGTgtaatgggattatttttcagtaatatttGTCTCTCACCATGGAATTAGGCTGACTTTTTGGTATATTGCAACAGAGAAGATCCTAATGACCAAGTGACACTTCATGTAAATATCGCAATTAAGAGTATAAAGTGAGGATTACATGAAATTATTATACTCCTATGGGACAAATTTAGTGTCATTAATCTATTCATGAGTTCAttcaaaaatctatttaaaactcacactatataaaaaaaaaaacctactctACTTTTAAAAACCTCCTATATGCTCAACATAGAAATATTCAAATGTCTCAAACATAATTCAGCTGAGGCctcttactattttctttttttacagtgaGCATACTAGCCTGTGAGTCCTTTCTACTTTGCTAATACCCATGACAATATCTCTTCTTcatattttagatttaaaaaattttgcttGTGACATTATTCTTAATAGTTTAAATGCTCAGTAGCAAGTTTTTGataatattcataaatatgcCAGCAATCTAGTTGTTTTTAATCTTCACATTAGTCCAGAAGGTCTACTGAGTTTATTACTTTAAGGTTATTATAGTAAAATTGACTTTGTGATTTAAATAAGAATGAAcctgattctgtgtttctcaaacCTTAATATGAATACTAACTCTCCATATATCTTGTTAaattaaaatgcaggttctgataCATTAGTTTCGTAGTGGGAGCTGAAGTTGTACATTTCTACCAAGTTCCCAGGGGATCCTGATGTAGGTGTGGACCACACCTTAAGTAGCAAAGACCtaagaggaattttaaaaagtatcctgacacacaggaaaaaaataataataaagaccaAAAAATACTGGAGAAAGGATTATACCTTTCTGGAGAAAGGATTATACCTATACTGGAGATAGGTATAATCCTTTCTCCAgtgtttttttgcctttattattatttgagatgATAAAATACTTGTGTGGACACCTTGTGTGGACATCTCCACAGCTCACAAGACTTCCTGTTTTGGAAACGTTTTTCTCCATGTTCCATCCACATGGGCAGCAAAACATCCATGTTCACATGGTGTGGACTCCTCCCATCCTGCCAGAAGTTGATGGATCCATCCCACTCTGCCAACACTTGATTACATTTAGGAAGATATTAAATTCAAGATTGACCAGCAAACCCCACACTAAAGAACCTAGGTCTGTAACAAAGATATACCAAGATCTAATTGCTCTGAACTATGTACTCAGGAGTAATTAGAATCCGTTTTTCATTACATAGGCCAGAAAACCAAAggaagtttgagagagagcagaaaggagATGATGCATGGAAAGAACCAGAGATGAGGAACCCCTATGGTAGTGAATTACCTGGCTCCAGTTTATTGTCAGTATCCAATCATATCCCTGCCACTATGTCAGAGCTACACTTTATAGTAGCCTTTATAACAGCTATTACTTGCAACAGTGAGCCCTAATGTAAGAGCTCAGCACAGCAACTTGGTAATTTTACTTGACCCCATTCCTAACTTACCCACTGAAGGACTAATGAACTACACTAACATCACTGGCATTTTATAATTGCAAGAGAGaatacctgaaaataaaaatcaaacatatcAGTGGTTTTTAACTCGGGGTGTGCCTGGAGACCTTTTGATTACCACAACTGGAGCACGAAGAGGGGTTTGTGGGAGAGGAAAGAGTTCATGGGAGGGGCTGCTACTGTTTGCTACTGGTATCTAGTAGGTGGAGGCCAAGGGATGAGGCTAAATATTCTATAATGTACAGAACACCTTCCCtaacctctgccctccccccccacacacacaccccaaagaaTTAAATGGCCCAAAGTGGCAGTGGTGTCAAAGTTGAGGAACACTACCTTAGACGAATAgcatttgtatgttttatattatgATGTCACTTCTATTTATAATATCTAAATCACCAGAGCAAATGTTAAAATACCACTGGAGTTCATTTGATACCCAATAGGACAATGGACAAAATAGGTTACAAATTACATCTCTGAAATACTAGttgaaataggaagaaatctCTTCCAACTCAGTTGGGCCTAAACTTGGCCATTTCTGTCCATTCttgttttcagaaaattaaaggtTCATGTATATGTGAGGTATTTTTACTAGTTTTATGCTAGTGTGTCAGTTAATTTTATCTAGTGTAAGTTAAGTTTATATGcccttattatttctattatttcacagttttaaaaaatttaccccACCCACAAGTACTCTCACAAAACACGACTGCCCTAGATTTTGTTACATATCTGACACATTTGGGTTGTTCATCAGGGCAAAAATTTAAACTACAATCATTCCAAACAGAAGATGAAAACCTCCCTTGGTTATAAGATTATAATTCCCAGTAAGGCATCTATAGCTGTGTTCAAAGCATCTATAACTCTATATACAAGCCAAAAAATGAAATCCAATTAGTTGCTAAAATTTCTTTAA
It encodes the following:
- the PCDH9 gene encoding protocadherin-9 isoform X1 — protein: MDLRDFYLLAALIACLRLDSAIAQELIYTIREELPENVPIGNIPKDLNISHINAATGTSASLVYRLVSKAGDAPLVKVSSSTGEIFTTSNRIDREKLCAGASYAEENECFFELEVVILPNDFFRLIKIKIIVKDTNDNAPMFPSPVINISIPENTLINSRFPIPSATDPDTGFNGVQHYELLNGQSVFGLDIVETPEGEKWPQLIVQQNLDREQKDTYVMKIKVEDGGTPQKSSTAILQVTVSDVNDNRPVFKEGQVEVHIPENAPVGTSVIQLHATDADIGSNAEIRYIFGAQVAPATKRLFALNNTTGLITVQRSLDREETAIHKVTVLASDGSSTPARATVTINVTDVNDNPPNIDLRYIISPINGTVYLSEKDPVNTKIALITVSDKDTDVNGKVICFIEREVPFHLKAVYDNQYLLETSSLLDYEGTKEFSFKIVASDSGKPSLNQTALVRVKLEDENDNPPIFNQPVIELSVSENNRRGLYLTTISATDEDSGKNADIVYQLGPNASFFDLDRKTGVLTASRVFDREEQERFIFTVTARDNGTPPLQSQAAVIVTVLDENDNSPKFTHNHFQFFVSENLPKYSTVGVITVTDADAGENKAVTLSILNDNDNFVLDPYSGVIKSNVSFDREQQSSYTFDVKATDGGQPPRSSTAKVTINVMDVNDNSPVVISPPSNTSFKLVPLSAIPGSVVAEVFAVDIDTGMNAELKYTIVSGNNKGLFRIDPVTGNITLEEKPAPTDVGLHRLVVNISDLGYPKSLHTLVLVFLYVNDTAGNASYIYDLIRRTMETPLDRNIGDSSQPYQNEDYLTIMIAIVAGAMVVIVVIFVTVLVRCRHASRFKAAQRSKQGAEWMSPNQENKQNKKKKRKKRKSPKSSLLNFVTIEESKPDDTVHEPINGTISLPAELEEQSIGRFDWGPAPPTTFKPNSPDLAKHYKSASPQPAFHLKPDTPVSVKKHHVIQELPLDNTFVGGCDTLSKRSSTSSDHFSASECSSQGGFKTKGPLHTRQCNSHSKSDNIPVTPQKCPSSAGFHIQENEESHYEPQDEFYDQASPDKRTEADGNSDPNSDGPLGPRGLAEATEMCTQECLVLGHSDNCWMPPGLGPYQHPKSPLSTFAPQKEWVKKDKLVNGHTLTRAWKEDSNRNQFNDRKQYGSNEGHFNNGSHMTDIPLANLKSYKQAGGTIESPKEHQL